The Ananas comosus cultivar F153 linkage group 4, ASM154086v1, whole genome shotgun sequence region AAAATTTGGGAAAATAAAAGATGGCTTTGTCGAAGTAGAGAACTCAACCAAGTGATTAAGTATTATGATTTGTTTGGTCACACTTCTGCTTCATATTTTTGATTTTCGCAAAACCAAAATTAACGTTTTTTGAGCGAACGGGCACCGAATGCTTTGCTCTAATCGAGATAAAACCTTATTCAAACTATTGAACACATATTGTGAGGACCAAGTcaatcattttaatttaatgttggggtaattaaaaatttgaggttACCAAGTACAAGTCATCTacaagtgaattttttatttttgcacaaTATATGTGACTTCCTCCCATGATCAATAACAAATACAAGTAGAGATGGTAGGTGCACCAAAAGAgacttttgaattttgattattaaGAGCTTATTGCATTAGAAACTTCTTTATGCATCTCCAATGCAAACTCAATAATTAGGTACAAAATagattgtttattattattgctacttaattaattaccatgcttttctttcttctttagttttttttttttttttttttttccgagtaAGCTTGTAAGCTATTGATTAGCAACTAAAATATCATTCAACTGCACTAGATAGTGGCGGTAGtcattattttagaattttgtaACGTCGCACAACTACAACTCCTCTGGAGAACTTGTAAATTcattaaataattattcttaATTTATCGAAATTTATACATCATGTAGCGTACATAATTTTAGCTCCAATTTTTATGATATGTTTTTAATCTAACCACCCAATTATTACAAAATGCTTTTGATTTGCACCAAGTGTCTTCAATGCTACAAACTAGTGCATTCCATCGAGATTGAATTTAATAGAATAAGATGCATGAGCCGagactttagagagagaaaatatgaCACCTTTTACAAAGTGCTCTTTAACAGTTTTTTTTAGTGAGATACTTCTAGTAAATTAAACAAGCCAGGTGGCACGCACACAAGGATTGATATGTTTGGATTAGGAGCAAACACTGTTTAGTGTAATTAGATAGCTAATTTCGATTGATTCGGCGTGAATTTATCAGTGAGAAACTAAAAAGAAAGTCAAATAAACTgaattaaccaaatttatgcagatccatccaaattaatttgtatccctcatttaatatttaatatatatatattccttccCATTATTTAATCatgtattttaaaaaagtaaaaaaaaaaccaaaccaagcacctcctcaaaaaaaaaaaaaaggaaaaagaaaaaacctctTAATTATGAGGTTATGGATTGGGCCCGATATAAACAGGGCCCAAGTGTTTTAAACGCTTATCGGGCCCATCAACGGCCCCAGAATCAACGAGAAGCCATCTACGTTGTATCCTTCATCCACCGTTCATCTTTAATCCGACGGCCAATATTTAATaagctaattttttaaaaaaaaatattcttcatAAACCCTGCCGCTTTAGAAGGGTTTAAAGGTCCCATTTTGCTGAACCGGAGCTTCGCGGGAGCTCTCGGGGCTCTTCGGAAGGGATCgaaaaagccccaattttggtgcaAAATGGTTCGATTCTACCCCTTTTTCTTTGTTAAATCGAGTTCTTAGTTCAATTATGATGATCTCTCCTTGCATATTTCGATTTGGTTCCGTTTTTGCGGTTTAATTCGTTACATTATTTCTTGGGTGTATTTGTTAATGCAATAAGATGATAATTTGATGAAGCATTTCATTCTTATTCAGGCCTTTTTGTTGTTTGATCCACATAGTTTATGGTGCTCCTTATTGCTGAATCAAAAGATGTTTCTTTTTTGATGAGTAATATAGTGTTTGTTTGATACTATATAGGCAAGGGGATTGAAGAAGCATCTGAAACGGCTTAATGCCCCGAAGCATTGGATGCTCGACAAGCTCGGCGGAGCTTTCGTAAGTAGAGAAAATTGCATTATCTATTTGCAGAGGCGCtctttggttccacgtaaaactgttgaaaataattttcactgtaaaatttttattcccATGTTGTTGCATGCTTCGTTTATAGTTTTCAAATTGCAGTTTCCGCAGCAAAAAAATCAGAATACGAAACTAGGTAAAACTATTTTCCGACCGTAAAGTGTTTTACAAAGAATCAGACACTTAGAACGcttcttttcagcctcacaacTATGTTTGAGCCCCTTTTATGCGCGACCATGTTTTCGAAGGTCGCCCTTTTCATATCTTCTTTGAATTGTTCGTTTATTAGGCCCCGAAGCCGACTCAAGGTCCTCACAAAGCGCGGGAGTGCCTTCCTCTGGTTCTTATTTTACGGAACAAGCTGAAATATGCGCTGAGTTACAATGAAGTGACCTCAATTTTGATGCAGCGCCATGTAATGATCGATGGAAAGGTCCGGACGGACAAGACCTATCCTGCTGGTTTTATGGGTCTGTTCGTCAATCTATCTGTCTGTCTGTTTGtctattctttttgttttaatcAATCATGATTTGTTGTACACATATTATTCTGCGATGTTATGTGAATTGCAGATGTTGTAACAATAccaaaaacgagcgaaaacttTAGACTACTCTATGATACGAAGGGTCGCTTCCGTCTCCGCTCTATCAGCGACGAAGAAGCTAAGGTCTGTTTGTGAATTTTGTTGTTTGCGGTAGCGGTGAATACGATtgctcttttcctctctttttttctctgtttGGTTCGTACAGCATCTTTAGTGCTTGTTAGAGAATAGAAAGAGATGTTAAAAGTTTACGATTCGAATACTGATAGTGTGACCTTTTCTTATATTTCAGTTCAAGCTCTGTAAGGTCCGGTCCGTGCAGTTTGGGAAGAGAGGCATCCCCCACCTCAACACTTACGACGGCCGCACGATACGCTATCCCGACCCCCTCATCAAAGCCAATGACACCATCAAACTCGACCTCGAGACGTACAAGATCACCGACTTCATCAAGTTTGAGGTGGGCAACGTCGTCATGGTGACCGGTGGAAGGAACAGGGGCCGGGTCGGTGTGATCAAGAACAGGGAGAAGCATCCAGGGACCTTCGAGACGATCCACATCCAAGATGCAACAGGCCAGGAGTTCGCGACGCGTCTGGGGAACGTGTTCATCATCGGTAAGGGGACGAAGCCATGGGTAGCCCTTCCTAAGGATAAGGGCATTAAGCTTAGCATCATCGAAGAGGCTAGGAGACGCCGCGCAGCATCTAGTGGATCTGCCACTGCTTAATAGTGTCTGTGTTTGTCTGTGTAGTAGTATGTTATGAATCTAGTGACTAAATAATGGGGCAGTGAATATCTTTTAGCTTTGATGAAGTTTTAAGATATTCTCATGTAGAAGCTTACCAC contains the following coding sequences:
- the LOC109708495 gene encoding 40S ribosomal protein S4-1-like — encoded protein: MARGLKKHLKRLNAPKHWMLDKLGGAFAPKPTQGPHKARECLPLVLILRNKLKYALSYNEVTSILMQRHVMIDGKVRTDKTYPAGFMDVVTIPKTSENFRLLYDTKGRFRLRSISDEEAKFKLCKVRSVQFGKRGIPHLNTYDGRTIRYPDPLIKANDTIKLDLETYKITDFIKFEVGNVVMVTGGRNRGRVGVIKNREKHPGTFETIHIQDATGQEFATRLGNVFIIGKGTKPWVALPKDKGIKLSIIEEARRRRAASSGSATA